One segment of Prionailurus bengalensis isolate Pbe53 chromosome X, Fcat_Pben_1.1_paternal_pri, whole genome shotgun sequence DNA contains the following:
- the TIMM8A gene encoding mitochondrial import inner membrane translocase subunit Tim8 A: MDASSSSSAAGLGSVDPQLQHFIEVETQKQRFQQLVHQMTELCWEKCMDKPGPKLDSRAEACFVNCVERFIDTSQFILNRLEQTQKTKPVFSESLSD, encoded by the exons ATGGATGCCTCCTCGTCTTCGTCCGCGGCGGGTTTGGGCTCGGTGGACCCACAGCTGCAACATTTCATCGAGGTGGAGACTCAGAAGCAGCGCTTCCAGCAACTGGTGCACCAGATGACGGAACTTTGTTGG GAAAAGTGCATGGACAagcctgggccaaagttggatagTCGGGCTGAGGCCTGTTTTGTGAACTGCGTTGAGCGCTTCATTGATACAAGCCAGTTCATCTTGAATCGACTGGAACAGACCCAGAAAACCAAGCCAGTTTTCTCAGAAAGCCTTTCTGACTGA
- the BTK gene encoding tyrosine-protein kinase BTK, whose protein sequence is MATVILESIFLKRSQQKKKTSPLNFKKRLFLLTVNKLSYYEYDFERGRRGSKKGSIDVEKITCVETVVPEKNPPPERQIPRRGEESSEMEQISIIERFPYPFQVVYDEGPLYVFSPTEELRKRWIHQLKNVIRYNSDLAQKYHPCFWIDGQYLCCSQTAKNAMGCQILENRNGSLKPGSSHRKTKKPLPPTPEEDQILKKPLPPEPTAAPPSTSELKKVVALYDYMPMNANDLQLRKGDEYFILEESNLPWWRARDKNGQEGYIPSNYVTEAEDSIEMYEWYSKHMTRSQAEQLLKQEGKEGGFIVRDSSKAGKYTVSVFAKSTGDSQGVIRHYVVCSTPQSQYYLAEKHLFSTIPELINYHQHNSAGLISRLKYPVSQQNKNAPSTAGLGYGSWEIDPKDLTFLKELGTGQFGVVKYGKWRGQYDVAIKMIKEGSMSEDEFIEEAKVMMNLSHEKLVQLYGVCTKQRPIFIITEYMANGCLLNYLREMRHRLQTQQLLEMCKDVCEAMEYLESKQFLHRDLAARNCLVNDQGVVKVSDFGLSRYVLDDEYTSSVGSKFPVRWSPPEVLMYSKFSSKSDIWAFGVLMWEIYSLGKMPYERFTNSETAEHIAQGLRLYRPHLASERVYSIMYSCWHEKAEERPTFKILLSNILDVMDEES, encoded by the exons ATGGCTACAGTGATACTGGAGAGCATCTTTCTCAAGCGAtcccaacagaaaaagaaaacatcaccTTTAAACTTCAAGAAGCGCCTCTTTCTCTTGACTGTGAATAAACTTTCCTATTATGAGTATGACTTTGAACGTGGG aGAAGAGGCAGTAAGAAGGGTTCAATAGATGTTGAGAAGATCACCTGCGTTGAAACAGTGGTTCCTGAAAAAAATCCTCCCCCTGAAAGACAGATTCCG AGAAGGGGTGAAGAATCCAGTGAAATGGAACAGATTTCAATCATTGAAAGGTTCCCTTATCCCTTCCAG GTTGTATATGATGAAGGGCCTCTTTATGTCTTCTCCCCAACTGAAGAACTGAGGAAGCGTTGGATTCATCAGCTCAAAAATG TAATCCGGTACAACAGTGATCTGGCACAGAAATACCATCCTTGCTTCTGGATCGATGGGCAGTATCTCTGCTGCTCTCAGACAGCCAAAAATGCTATGGGCTGCCAAATTTTGGAGAATAGGAATGGAA GTTTAAAACCTGGGAGTTCTCACCGAAAGACGAAAAAGCCCCTTCCTCCCACACCTGAGGAGGACCAG ATCTTGAAAAAGCCTCTGCCCCCTGAGCCAACAGCAGCACCTCCCTCTACAAGTGAGCTGAAAAAGGTTGTAGCCCTTTATGATTATATGCCAATGAATGCAAATGATCTACAGCTACGAAAGGGTGATGAGTATTTTATCCTGGAGGAGAGCAACTTACCCTGGTGGAGAGCGCGGGATAAAAATGG GCAGGAAGGCTACATCCCTAGTAACTATGTCACCGAAGCAGAAGACTCCATAGAAATGTATGA GTGGTATTCTAAACACATGACTCGGAGTCAAGCTGAGCAACTGCTAAAGCAAGAG gGGAAAGAAGGAGGTTTCATTGTCAGAGACTCCAGCAAAGCAGGAAAATATACTGTGTCTGTGTTTGCTAAATCTACAGG GGACTCTCAAGGGGTGATACGCCATTATGTTGTGTGTTCCACACCTCAGAGCCAGTATTACCTGGCTGAGAAGCACCTTTTCAGCACCATCCCTGAACTCATTAACTACCATCAGCATAACTCTGCAG GACTCATATCTAGGCTCAAATATCCAGTGTCTCAACAAAACAAGAATGCACCTTCCACTGCAGGCCTGGGCTACG GATCATGGGAAATCGATCCAAAGGACCTGACCTTCTTAAAGGAGCTGGGGACTGGACAATTTGGGGTAGTGAAATATGGGAAATGGAGAGGCCAGTATGATGTGGCCATCAAGATGATCAAAGAAGGCTCCATGTCCGAGGATGAGTTCATTGAAGAAGCCAAAGTCATGAT GAATCTTTCCCATGAGAAGCTGGTACAGTTGTATGGCGTCTGTACCAAGCAGCGCCCCATCTTCATCATCACTGAGTACATGGCCAATGGCTGCCTCCTGAACTACCTGAGGGAAATGCGCCACCGCCTCCAGACTCAGCAGCTGCTGGAGATGTGCAAGGATGTCTGTGAAGCCATGGAATACCTGGAGTCAAAGCAATTTCTTCACCGAGACCTG GCAGCCCGAAACTGTTTGGTAAATGATCAAGGAGTTGttaaagtatctgacttcggcctGTCCAG GTATGTCCTGGATGATGAATACACAAGCTCAGTAGGCTCCAAATTTCCAGTCCGGTGGTCTCCACCAGAAGTCCTTATGTATAGCAAGTTCAGCAGCAAATCTGACATTTGGGCTTTTG ggGTTTTGATGTGGGAAATTTACTCTCTGGGGAAGATGCCATATGAAAGATTTACTAACAGTGAAACAGCTGAACACATTGCCCAAGGTCTACGTCTCTATAGGCCTCATCTAGCTTCAGAGAGGGTATATAGCATCATGTACAGCTGCTGGCATGAG AAAGCAGAGGAACGTCCTACTTTCAAAATTCTTCTGAGCAACATCCTAGATGTCATGGATGAAGAATCCTGA